One genomic region from Spirosoma sp. KCTC 42546 encodes:
- the katE gene encoding catalase HPII: MPKETNKTNTNDKLEELDQNREDSTGQFLTTNQGLRVSDDQNSLKAGPRGATLLEDFILREKITHFDHERIPERIVHARGAAAHGYFQVYESQSELTKAGFLQDSSLKTPVFVRFSTVAGSRGSSDLARDVRGFAVKFYTEEGNFDLVGNNMPVFFIQDAIKFPDLIHAVKPEPNNEIPQAASAHDTFWDFISLTPESMHMIMWTMSDRAIPRSYRMMEGFGVHTFRFINADGKSRFVKFHWKPLLGVHSVVWDEAQLISGRDPDFHRRDLWDAIEGGAYPEWELGVQIVEEEDEHKFDFDLLDSTKLIPEELVPVQRIGKMTLNRNPDNYFAETEQVAFHLGHLVPGLDFTNDPLLQGRLFSYTDTQLKRLGGPNFHEIPINRPIAPVHNGQRDGHMRQTINVGRTSYGPNAINGDSPAQAGQKEGGFTNYPERIDANKVRARSKSFMDHYNQAKLFWNSQSDTEKTHLIKALRFELGKVVVDDIRNRMLMHLAQVDATLAKGVAEGLGLDVPSSNDVQLNKSVPADANPADYQSVPAKATVGSSAALSMANPPKVGIKTRQVAILAADGVDASALNAMKEALSAEKAIIAIIAPRLGMLKTSTGETMKIDASLQTAASVLFDAVYVPGGKSSVKSLLQEDEAIRFVHEAFMHCKAIAATGEGVELLKAAATGGAEKLLDSDGVITSLDATDADVPSQFIEAIGQHRFWSREKKLV, from the coding sequence ATGCCTAAGGAAACCAACAAAACCAACACGAACGATAAGCTTGAGGAACTGGACCAGAACCGGGAAGACAGTACCGGCCAGTTCCTGACAACCAACCAGGGTCTTCGCGTCAGCGATGATCAGAATTCACTGAAGGCAGGGCCAAGAGGAGCAACTCTACTGGAAGACTTTATTCTTCGCGAAAAAATCACCCATTTCGACCATGAACGGATTCCTGAGCGGATTGTACATGCCCGGGGAGCGGCTGCTCATGGTTATTTTCAGGTCTATGAATCACAGAGCGAGCTGACAAAAGCCGGATTCCTGCAAGACTCTTCGCTAAAAACGCCCGTATTTGTGCGGTTTTCTACGGTAGCGGGCTCGCGCGGATCATCGGATCTGGCTCGGGATGTACGGGGTTTCGCGGTTAAATTTTATACGGAAGAAGGCAACTTCGATTTAGTCGGTAATAACATGCCGGTATTCTTTATCCAGGATGCCATTAAGTTTCCCGATCTTATTCATGCCGTAAAGCCCGAACCCAATAATGAAATTCCGCAGGCGGCTTCAGCGCACGACACCTTCTGGGATTTTATTTCGCTCACACCCGAGTCGATGCACATGATCATGTGGACAATGTCGGATCGGGCTATTCCGCGGAGCTACCGGATGATGGAAGGCTTTGGCGTCCATACGTTCCGATTTATAAATGCAGACGGAAAATCTCGCTTTGTGAAATTCCACTGGAAACCCCTGCTGGGTGTTCACTCGGTTGTTTGGGATGAAGCACAGCTCATTTCGGGCCGCGATCCTGATTTCCATCGTCGCGATCTGTGGGATGCCATTGAAGGCGGAGCTTATCCGGAATGGGAGTTAGGGGTGCAGATTGTGGAGGAAGAAGACGAACATAAATTTGACTTCGATCTACTGGATTCCACTAAACTAATTCCGGAAGAGTTGGTACCTGTGCAGCGCATCGGGAAGATGACGCTTAACCGCAACCCAGACAACTACTTTGCCGAAACCGAGCAGGTTGCTTTTCACCTTGGACACCTGGTTCCCGGTCTCGATTTTACTAACGATCCGCTTTTGCAGGGCCGTTTATTCTCTTATACCGATACGCAATTAAAGCGGCTGGGAGGTCCTAATTTTCACGAGATCCCCATTAACCGGCCCATCGCGCCTGTCCACAATGGTCAGCGGGACGGGCATATGCGCCAGACGATCAATGTAGGTCGAACCAGTTACGGACCCAACGCCATCAATGGTGATTCACCAGCGCAGGCGGGGCAGAAGGAGGGTGGTTTTACCAATTATCCTGAACGGATTGACGCCAATAAAGTACGGGCCCGGAGCAAAAGCTTTATGGACCATTATAACCAGGCGAAACTGTTCTGGAACAGCCAGTCGGATACGGAGAAAACCCACCTGATAAAAGCTCTTCGGTTTGAGCTGGGCAAAGTGGTTGTCGATGATATCCGTAACCGAATGCTGATGCACCTGGCCCAGGTCGATGCAACTTTAGCGAAAGGGGTTGCCGAAGGACTGGGTCTGGATGTGCCTTCATCGAACGATGTGCAGTTAAATAAGAGCGTTCCGGCTGATGCCAATCCGGCCGATTACCAGTCTGTACCGGCCAAGGCCACAGTGGGAAGTTCGGCTGCGCTCAGTATGGCGAACCCGCCTAAAGTGGGAATTAAAACGCGCCAGGTAGCGATTCTGGCAGCCGATGGTGTTGATGCTTCCGCATTGAACGCGATGAAAGAGGCCCTATCGGCCGAGAAAGCCATTATCGCTATCATTGCCCCCCGATTGGGCATGCTCAAAACATCGACCGGCGAAACGATGAAAATCGACGCCAGTTTACAAACGGCAGCTTCGGTGCTGTTCGACGCAGTGTACGTTCCCGGTGGTAAATCCAGTGTGAAGTCGCTGCTACAGGAAGACGAAGCCATCCGATTTGTTCACGAAGCCTTCATGCACTGTAAAGCCATTGCCGCCACGGGCGAAGGGGTTGAACTTCTGAAAGCCGCTGCGACTGGTGGGGCCGAAAAGCTATTAGACAGCGACGGCGTGATTACCAGTCTGGATGCGACCGACGCTGATGTTCCTTCGCAGTTTATAGAGGCCATTGGCCAGCATCGCTTCTGGAGCCGGGAGAAAAAACTAGTATAA
- a CDS encoding heavy metal translocating P-type ATPase metal-binding domain-containing protein: MSTATISSTICYHCGNECPDESIVLDDKPFCCDGCKTVYSILSQHQLCQYYDIEQLSGQGRTTRPGNNLKASDARHTRLEFLDHPDIVAQLLEFSSESTAKVTFYIPTIHCSSCLWLLEHLYRINPAIQQARVDFLKKQVHLTYNPAELTLRQVVELLSSIGYEPLISLNDVVQAGQKISNRPFLYRLGVAGFCAGNIMLFSFPEYLGLTDPSFKHLFGILNLLLAIPVVFYSASGYFESVWTALRKGTINIDFPILLGILVAFFRGTYEVLALDGAGYFDSLAGLIFFLLCGKWFQQRTHEFLSFERDYKSYFPLAVTVVGRGAGSAEQGVSRSAPPASCSVPLAQLRKGDRIRVRNQELIPADGLLYKGQGMIDYSFVTGESEPEAKEPGALVYAGGKQVGEAIELEVVREVSQSYLTQLWNNDAFQKDDTSRIRTFADAVGTYFTVTVMSVAALVGLYWYAYHDPARAINAFTAVLIIACPCALSLSYPFALGNGLRLLGKRHLYLKNADVIEKMAACDTIVFDKTGTLTTPQHAVAERFDRPLHPIERAMVVSLVRQSAHPLSRKLTAYLSGNVPLSIDYFTEVPGHGIQALVDGLVVKLGTRSFVDPAVCEDTGHGEVAGSLSEARTYLSIDHQYRGYFGFPNDYRSGLEVMLTDLRATHQLYLLSGDNDHAQTELTHLFPKVGQMHFNCRPEEKLAFIKHLQANDKRVMMVGDGLNDAGALKQADVGIAVTDDTVQFTPASDAILEAAALMQLPQMLNYTRFGMRLIRFSFIVSLLYNFIGLSYALTGNLSPVVAAILMPISSATMLAISTLGMRFRKI, encoded by the coding sequence ATGAGTACGGCTACGATTTCATCAACCATCTGCTACCACTGCGGCAATGAATGCCCCGACGAGTCAATCGTTCTTGATGATAAACCATTCTGCTGCGATGGCTGCAAAACAGTATATAGTATCCTGAGTCAACATCAGCTTTGTCAATATTACGACATCGAGCAACTGTCGGGTCAAGGCCGCACTACCAGACCGGGAAACAATCTGAAGGCTAGTGACGCCCGACACACGCGGCTGGAGTTTCTAGACCACCCTGATATTGTGGCTCAATTGCTGGAGTTTTCCAGCGAGTCTACTGCTAAGGTTACGTTTTATATTCCCACCATTCACTGTAGCTCCTGCCTGTGGCTACTGGAACACCTGTATCGGATTAATCCTGCTATTCAGCAGGCGCGGGTTGATTTCCTGAAAAAACAAGTCCATCTGACGTATAATCCCGCCGAGCTAACACTTCGTCAGGTAGTCGAACTGCTTAGTTCCATTGGCTACGAACCACTGATTAGCCTCAACGATGTGGTGCAGGCCGGGCAAAAAATATCAAATCGGCCGTTCCTCTATCGGCTTGGCGTAGCGGGCTTTTGCGCGGGGAATATCATGCTGTTCAGCTTCCCCGAATACCTGGGCCTTACTGATCCGTCGTTCAAACACCTGTTCGGGATACTCAATTTGCTGCTGGCCATTCCCGTTGTATTTTATTCGGCATCGGGTTATTTTGAGTCCGTCTGGACGGCACTGCGAAAGGGCACTATAAATATCGACTTTCCCATTCTACTCGGCATTCTGGTAGCCTTTTTTCGGGGGACTTATGAAGTGTTGGCGCTTGATGGTGCTGGCTATTTTGATTCGCTAGCGGGCCTGATTTTCTTTTTGTTATGTGGTAAATGGTTCCAGCAGCGTACCCACGAATTCCTGTCGTTCGAGCGGGATTACAAATCGTACTTCCCATTGGCGGTAACGGTGGTGGGGCGCGGGGCAGGGAGCGCAGAGCAGGGCGTAAGTAGATCCGCCCCCCCTGCCTCCTGCTCCGTGCCCCTTGCCCAACTCCGTAAAGGAGATCGAATTCGGGTGCGAAATCAGGAGTTGATCCCTGCCGATGGCTTGCTTTATAAAGGCCAGGGCATGATTGATTATAGTTTTGTAACGGGTGAATCGGAGCCGGAAGCCAAGGAACCTGGTGCGCTGGTTTATGCAGGCGGGAAGCAGGTGGGCGAAGCCATTGAACTGGAAGTGGTACGCGAGGTATCGCAAAGTTACCTCACCCAACTCTGGAACAACGATGCTTTTCAAAAGGACGATACCTCCCGAATCCGCACCTTCGCCGATGCGGTTGGAACGTATTTTACCGTAACCGTTATGTCGGTGGCTGCCCTGGTAGGTTTGTACTGGTATGCCTACCACGATCCCGCCAGGGCCATCAACGCTTTTACCGCCGTGCTCATTATTGCCTGTCCCTGCGCACTGTCGCTATCGTACCCTTTTGCGTTGGGAAACGGCTTGCGGTTGCTGGGAAAACGGCATCTATACCTCAAAAACGCCGATGTTATTGAAAAAATGGCGGCCTGCGATACTATCGTTTTCGACAAAACGGGTACACTCACGACCCCACAACATGCAGTAGCTGAGCGGTTTGATCGGCCCCTGCATCCAATTGAGCGCGCTATGGTTGTATCGCTGGTTCGACAGTCAGCGCACCCACTTAGCCGTAAACTGACCGCCTATCTATCTGGTAATGTACCGCTTTCTATCGACTATTTTACCGAAGTGCCGGGGCATGGAATTCAGGCGCTTGTAGATGGTTTGGTTGTCAAACTAGGTACTCGTTCGTTTGTGGATCCTGCGGTCTGTGAGGACACAGGCCATGGAGAGGTGGCTGGTTCACTTTCCGAAGCACGTACCTATCTCAGCATCGATCATCAGTATCGGGGATACTTCGGCTTTCCGAACGATTATCGATCAGGGTTAGAGGTTATGCTGACCGATTTACGCGCCACGCATCAACTGTATCTGCTCTCTGGCGATAACGATCATGCCCAGACCGAATTGACTCACTTGTTCCCCAAGGTTGGGCAGATGCATTTTAATTGCCGGCCTGAAGAAAAATTAGCCTTCATTAAGCACTTACAAGCCAACGATAAGCGGGTGATGATGGTGGGTGATGGCTTAAACGACGCTGGTGCCTTGAAACAGGCCGACGTGGGTATTGCCGTTACCGACGATACCGTTCAGTTCACCCCCGCCAGTGATGCCATACTGGAAGCCGCTGCGTTAATGCAACTGCCCCAGATGTTGAACTACACTCGATTCGGTATGCGCCTGATCCGGTTCAGTTTTATCGTTTCTCTGCTGTACAACTTCATTGGTCTCAGCTATGCCCTAACGGGGAACCTGTCGCCTGTGGTGGCGGCTATTCTGATGCCGATCAGTTCGGCGACAATGCTGGCGATTTCTACACTAGGCATGCGCTTTCGGAAGATTTAA
- the hemN gene encoding oxygen-independent coproporphyrinogen III oxidase encodes MNPLIEKYNVPGPRYTSYPTVPFWDETTFSEAAWVYHLKRAFSATNSTTGISLYIHLPYCESLCTFCGCNKRITKNHAVEVPYIEALLTEWNLYCDLLPEKPRIAELHLGGGTPSFFAPDQLERLLTGIFERATPTDFPDYGWEGHPNNTTRQHLQVLYNFGFRRVSFGVQDYDPVVQEAIHRHQPFGNVQQVTNWARQIGYTSISHDLVFGLPHQTTDSIEDTIYKTLTLRPDRIAFYSYAHVPWLKGNGQRGFRDEDLPSGDEKRVLYETGRDLLESAGYVEIGMDHFARTHDSLYKAMETGHLHRNFMGYTTTQTRVLLGLGVSSISDVWSAFAQNEKDVDTYTNRVLAGELPLLRGHVLDDQDQFLRRQILNIMCQGETHWHIGSWSKREWEDLAKRLDEFRLDGLLDYDAEGLRVHPEGRPFLRNICMAFDERLNYAKLNVGPAKTRLFSQTV; translated from the coding sequence ATGAATCCGCTCATCGAGAAATATAACGTCCCAGGCCCACGCTATACCAGTTACCCAACCGTACCTTTCTGGGACGAAACCACGTTTAGCGAAGCCGCCTGGGTATACCATTTGAAACGGGCTTTTTCAGCTACGAATTCAACAACAGGCATTAGTCTCTATATCCATTTGCCTTATTGCGAGAGCCTTTGCACGTTCTGTGGCTGCAACAAACGCATCACAAAAAACCATGCTGTTGAGGTGCCTTACATAGAAGCCTTATTAACCGAGTGGAATCTCTATTGCGATTTATTGCCCGAAAAACCACGCATTGCCGAACTACACTTAGGTGGCGGAACACCCAGCTTTTTTGCACCCGATCAACTGGAACGGCTCTTAACCGGAATCTTTGAGCGCGCTACGCCCACCGATTTTCCCGACTACGGTTGGGAAGGACACCCGAACAACACAACCCGGCAGCATTTGCAGGTTTTATACAACTTTGGTTTCCGGCGCGTGAGTTTTGGCGTTCAGGATTATGACCCTGTGGTACAAGAAGCCATTCATCGGCATCAGCCGTTCGGGAATGTACAACAGGTAACAAACTGGGCACGTCAGATTGGCTATACATCAATAAGCCATGATCTGGTGTTCGGGCTGCCGCACCAAACGACCGATTCAATCGAGGATACGATCTATAAAACCCTAACCCTCCGGCCCGACCGTATTGCGTTTTATTCCTACGCTCATGTACCCTGGCTCAAGGGAAATGGCCAGCGCGGCTTCCGGGATGAAGACCTGCCCTCGGGCGATGAGAAGCGAGTTTTGTACGAAACCGGCCGGGACTTATTAGAAAGTGCGGGCTACGTTGAAATTGGCATGGATCACTTTGCCAGGACGCACGATAGCCTGTACAAAGCCATGGAAACGGGTCACCTCCACCGGAACTTCATGGGGTATACAACCACACAAACGCGCGTATTACTCGGACTTGGGGTGTCTTCGATCAGCGATGTCTGGTCGGCGTTTGCACAGAATGAGAAAGATGTAGATACCTATACCAATCGGGTTCTGGCAGGTGAGTTGCCCTTGCTACGTGGCCATGTTCTTGATGATCAGGACCAGTTTCTGCGTCGGCAAATTCTGAACATCATGTGTCAGGGCGAAACGCATTGGCACATTGGCAGTTGGTCGAAACGGGAGTGGGAAGACCTCGCCAAACGACTGGACGAATTCCGACTCGATGGGCTATTGGACTATGATGCAGAAGGGTTACGCGTCCATCCCGAAGGTCGCCCCTTTCTTCGGAACATCTGCATGGCGTTCGATGAGCGACTGAATTACGCGAAGCTAAATGTCGGCCCGGCCAAAACAAGGTTGTTTTCACAGACGGTTTGA